In the genome of Pseudomonas sp. HS6, one region contains:
- the ilvC gene encoding ketol-acid reductoisomerase, translating to MKVFYDKDCDLSIIQGKKVAIIGYGSQGHAQACNLKDSGVDVTVGLRKGSATVAKAEAHGLKVTDVASAVAAADLVMILTPDEFQSSLYKNEIEPNIKKGATLAFSHGFAIHYNQVVPRADLDVIMIAPKAPGHTVRSEFVKGGGIPDLIAIYQDASGNAKNVALSYAAGVGGGRTGIIETTFKDETETDLFGEQAVLCGGTVELVKAGFETLVEAGYAPEMAYFECLHELKLIVDLMYEGGIANMNYSISNNAEYGEYVTGPEVINAESRQAMRNALKRIQDGEYAKMFISEGATGYPSMTAKRRNNAAHGIEIIGEQLRSMMPWIGANKIVDKAKN from the coding sequence ATGAAAGTTTTCTACGATAAAGACTGCGACCTGTCGATCATCCAGGGCAAGAAAGTTGCCATCATCGGTTATGGCTCCCAGGGCCACGCTCAAGCGTGCAACCTGAAAGACTCCGGTGTCGACGTTACCGTCGGTCTGCGTAAAGGTTCGGCTACCGTTGCCAAGGCCGAAGCCCACGGCCTGAAAGTGACTGACGTTGCTTCCGCCGTCGCTGCTGCCGACCTGGTCATGATCCTGACCCCGGACGAGTTCCAGTCCTCCCTGTACAAGAACGAAATCGAGCCGAACATCAAGAAAGGCGCCACCCTGGCCTTCTCCCACGGCTTCGCGATCCACTACAACCAGGTTGTTCCGCGTGCCGACCTCGACGTGATCATGATCGCGCCGAAAGCCCCGGGCCACACCGTACGTTCCGAGTTCGTGAAGGGCGGCGGTATCCCTGACCTGATCGCGATCTACCAGGACGCCTCGGGCAACGCCAAGAACGTTGCGCTGTCCTACGCCGCCGGCGTTGGTGGCGGTCGTACCGGCATCATCGAAACCACCTTCAAGGACGAAACCGAAACCGACCTGTTCGGCGAGCAAGCCGTTCTGTGTGGCGGTACCGTTGAATTGGTAAAAGCCGGTTTCGAAACCCTGGTTGAAGCTGGCTACGCGCCGGAAATGGCCTACTTCGAGTGCCTGCACGAACTGAAACTGATCGTTGACCTCATGTACGAAGGCGGTATCGCCAACATGAACTACTCGATCTCCAACAACGCTGAATACGGCGAGTACGTGACCGGCCCGGAAGTGATCAACGCCGAATCCCGTCAGGCCATGCGCAACGCCCTGAAACGTATTCAGGACGGCGAATACGCCAAAATGTTCATCAGCGAAGGCGCAACCGGCTACCCTTCGATGACCGCCAAGCGTCGTAACAACGCCGCTCACGGTATCGAAATCATCGGCGAGCAACTGCGCTCCATGATGCCGTGGATCGGTGCCAACAAGATCGTCGACAAAGCCAAAAACTAA
- the ilvN gene encoding acetolactate synthase small subunit, giving the protein MRHIISLLLENEPGALSRVVGLFSQRNYNIESLTVAPTEDPTLSRLTLTTVGHDEVIEQITKNLNKLIEVVKLVDLSESAHIERELMLVKVKATGAQRAEIKRTTDIYRGQIVDVSASVYTVQLTGTSDKLDSFIQSIGTASILETVRSGVTGIARGDKVLSI; this is encoded by the coding sequence ATGCGGCACATTATTTCCTTGCTTCTGGAAAACGAACCCGGTGCTTTGTCTCGCGTAGTCGGCCTGTTTTCGCAGCGCAACTACAACATTGAAAGCCTGACCGTGGCGCCAACCGAAGACCCGACCCTGTCGCGTCTGACGCTGACCACTGTCGGCCACGATGAAGTCATCGAGCAGATCACCAAAAACCTGAACAAGCTGATCGAAGTGGTCAAGCTGGTGGACCTGTCGGAAAGCGCTCACATCGAACGCGAACTGATGCTGGTCAAGGTCAAGGCCACTGGCGCCCAGCGCGCCGAGATCAAACGCACCACCGATATTTACCGTGGACAGATCGTCGACGTCAGCGCCAGCGTTTATACCGTTCAACTGACCGGTACCAGCGACAAGCTCGACAGCTTCATTCAGTCCATCGGCACCGCATCGATTCTGGAGACCGTCCGCAGTGGCGTCACCGGTATTGCCCGCGGCGACAAAGTACTCAGCATCTAA
- a CDS encoding acetolactate synthase 3 large subunit: MELLSGGEMLVRFLRDEGVKYIYGYPGGALLHVYDALFKEPEVTHILVRHEQAATHMADGYARATGKAGVVLVTSGPGATNAITGIATAYMDSIPMVIISGQVPSTMVGTDAFQETDMIGISRPIVKHSFMIKHASEIPEVMKKAFYLAQSGRPGPVVVDIPKDMTNPAEKFEYIFPKKAKLRSYSPAVRGHSGQIRKAAEMLLAAKRPVMYAGGGVILGHGSEPLTELAKMLNLPVTNTLMGLGAYPGTDRQFIGMLGMHGSYTANLAMHHADVILAVGARFDDRVINGAPKFCPNAKIIHIDIDPASISKTIKADVPIVGPVESVLTEMVAILKEIGETPNKEAVASWWKQVDEWRGDRGLFPYDKGDGSKIKPQTVIETLCEVTKGDAFVTSDVGQHQMFAAQYYKFNKPNRWINSGGLGTMGFGLPAAMGIALSFPESDVACVTGEGSIQMNIQELSTCLQYGLPVKIVILNNGVLGMVRQWQDMSYGSRHSHSYMESLPDFVKLAEAYGHVGVRITESKDLKSKMEEAFALKDRLVVIDISVDTSEHVYPMQIKDGSMRDMWLSKTERT; encoded by the coding sequence GTGGAGCTTTTATCTGGCGGTGAGATGCTCGTCCGCTTCTTGCGTGACGAAGGCGTCAAATATATCTACGGGTACCCGGGTGGTGCTCTTCTTCATGTTTACGATGCCCTGTTCAAAGAACCGGAAGTGACTCACATCCTGGTTCGTCACGAACAAGCGGCTACCCATATGGCTGACGGCTACGCCCGTGCCACCGGTAAAGCCGGTGTGGTATTGGTGACTTCCGGTCCAGGCGCCACAAACGCCATCACCGGTATTGCCACGGCCTACATGGACTCGATTCCGATGGTGATCATTTCCGGTCAGGTGCCAAGCACCATGGTCGGCACCGACGCGTTCCAAGAAACCGACATGATCGGTATCTCCCGGCCGATCGTGAAGCACAGCTTCATGATCAAGCACGCCTCGGAAATCCCGGAAGTCATGAAGAAAGCCTTCTACCTGGCGCAATCCGGTCGTCCGGGCCCGGTCGTGGTCGATATCCCGAAAGACATGACCAACCCGGCCGAGAAGTTCGAATACATCTTCCCGAAGAAAGCCAAACTGCGTTCCTACAGCCCGGCCGTTCGCGGTCATTCGGGGCAAATCCGCAAGGCGGCAGAAATGCTCCTGGCGGCCAAGCGTCCAGTGATGTACGCCGGTGGCGGTGTGATTCTGGGCCACGGTTCGGAGCCTTTGACCGAACTGGCGAAGATGCTCAACCTGCCAGTGACCAATACTCTGATGGGTTTGGGTGCCTACCCGGGCACTGATCGTCAGTTCATCGGCATGCTGGGCATGCACGGCAGCTACACCGCGAACCTTGCGATGCACCATGCCGATGTGATCCTGGCGGTCGGTGCGCGTTTCGACGATCGCGTGATCAACGGCGCGCCGAAGTTCTGCCCGAACGCCAAGATCATTCACATCGATATCGACCCGGCTTCGATCTCCAAGACCATCAAGGCTGACGTGCCAATCGTTGGCCCGGTGGAGAGCGTCCTGACCGAAATGGTCGCGATCCTCAAGGAAATCGGCGAAACCCCGAACAAGGAGGCGGTCGCCAGTTGGTGGAAGCAGGTTGATGAGTGGCGCGGTGATCGCGGCCTGTTCCCTTACGACAAGGGCGACGGCAGCAAGATCAAGCCGCAGACGGTGATCGAAACCCTGTGCGAAGTGACCAAGGGCGACGCCTTTGTGACCTCCGACGTGGGTCAGCACCAGATGTTTGCTGCGCAGTACTACAAGTTCAACAAGCCGAACCGCTGGATCAACTCCGGTGGCCTGGGCACGATGGGCTTTGGTCTGCCGGCCGCGATGGGGATCGCCTTGAGCTTCCCTGAGTCTGACGTTGCGTGCGTCACCGGCGAAGGCAGCATCCAGATGAACATCCAGGAACTGTCGACCTGCCTGCAATACGGTTTGCCGGTCAAGATCGTCATCCTGAACAACGGTGTTCTGGGCATGGTTCGTCAGTGGCAGGACATGAGTTACGGCAGCCGTCACTCTCACTCCTACATGGAATCGCTGCCTGATTTCGTCAAGCTGGCTGAAGCCTATGGCCACGTCGGCGTGCGCATCACCGAATCGAAAGATTTGAAGTCGAAGATGGAAGAAGCGTTCGCCCTGAAGGATCGCCTGGTCGTGATCGATATTTCGGTCGACACCAGCGAGCACGTGTACCCGATGCAGATCAAAGACGGCTCCATGCGCGATATGTGGCTGAGCAAGACGGAGCGTACCTAA
- a CDS encoding DUF4124 domain-containing protein, whose product MRTLLIILLIGLSPWCMAGQIYKWVDAQGVTHFDAQPPQDQSATTVQTPPSPAPRPTAMPDSGALGDQKAINDKVRKQVAEQQDQLKTFCEQARTNLAQLQNNPRLREETEGELRRLSDTQREERIAETQKQIAENCQ is encoded by the coding sequence ATGCGAACGCTCCTCATCATCCTGCTGATCGGCCTCAGCCCCTGGTGCATGGCCGGTCAGATATACAAATGGGTCGATGCTCAAGGTGTCACGCATTTCGATGCGCAGCCGCCGCAGGATCAATCGGCGACCACAGTGCAAACGCCGCCCTCGCCTGCGCCGCGCCCCACCGCGATGCCCGACAGCGGCGCGCTGGGCGATCAGAAAGCCATCAACGACAAGGTCAGGAAACAGGTCGCCGAGCAACAGGATCAGCTCAAGACCTTCTGCGAACAGGCACGCACGAACCTGGCGCAGTTGCAGAACAATCCGCGCCTGAGGGAGGAAACCGAGGGGGAGTTGCGTCGACTCAGCGATACGCAACGTGAGGAGCGTATCGCTGAGACGCAGAAACAGATTGCCGAAAACTGCCAGTGA
- a CDS encoding YqcC family protein, with amino-acid sequence MDARFSKVADQLLLIERELRAQGWWDDVQPSAEALSSVEPFSVDTLDFEQWLQWIFLPRMKMILEQDLPLPNASGIQEMAEMVFAQRNLQGKDRQLQVLLKEFDLLITASR; translated from the coding sequence ATGGACGCGCGTTTCTCGAAAGTTGCCGATCAATTGTTGTTGATCGAGCGCGAACTGCGCGCCCAGGGCTGGTGGGATGACGTCCAGCCTTCGGCTGAAGCCTTGAGCAGTGTCGAGCCGTTCTCGGTCGACACCCTCGATTTCGAGCAGTGGCTGCAATGGATCTTCCTGCCGCGGATGAAGATGATCCTCGAGCAGGACCTGCCATTGCCCAATGCCTCGGGCATTCAGGAAATGGCCGAAATGGTCTTCGCCCAACGCAATCTGCAGGGCAAGGATCGGCAGTTGCAGGTATTGCTCAAAGAGTTCGACCTGCTGATCACTGCTTCGCGCTGA
- the mrcB gene encoding penicillin-binding protein 1B gives MTRTRSPRTPKKPPSRGLRPWLGWALKLSLVGLVVLAGFAVYLDAVVQEKFSGKRWTIPAKVYARPLELFVGQKLSKDDFLIELDALGYRREAVSNGPGAAAVNGNTVDLNTRGFQFYEGLEKPQPVRVRFSGDYVAELSATNGSKLSVVRLEPLMIGGIYPKNLEDRILIKLDQVPPYLLETLVAVEDRDYYSHWGVSPKSIARAIWVNTSGGKMTQGGSTLTQQLVKNFYLTNERSLTRKLTEAMMALLLEVHYDKKEILEAYLNEVFVGQDGQRAVHGFGLASQFFFGQPLSELKLHQVALLVGMVKGPSYYNPRRNPERALERRNLVLDVLEQQGVASAEQVEAAKKMPLGVTSRGKLADSSFPGFIDLVKRQLREDYRDEDLTEEGLRIFTSFDPILQMKAEASVNDTFKRLAGRKGSDDVEAAMVVTNPETGEVQAMIGSRQASYAGFNRALDAVRPIGSLVKPAVYLTALEKPSQYTLTSWLSDDPLSIKGADGQVWKPQNYDRRSHGTVFLYQGLAHSYNLSTSRLGLAVGVPNVLKTIGRLGVTREFPAFPSMLLGAGAMTPIEVATMYQTLANGGFNTPMRGIRSVLTAEGEPLKRYPFQIEQRFDPASIYLIQNAMQRVMREGTGSSVYNVLPKTLTLAGKTGTSNDSRDSWFAGFSQDLLAVVWLGRDDNGKTPFTGATGALQVWTSFMRKADPLPLDMPQPDNVVQAWVDSRTGQGSDANCPGAVQMPYIRGSEPPPGASCAGESPASSESVMDWVKGWMN, from the coding sequence ATGACTCGTACTCGATCCCCCCGCACCCCTAAAAAACCACCTTCCCGGGGCCTGCGCCCATGGTTGGGTTGGGCCCTTAAACTCAGTCTGGTCGGCCTTGTGGTGCTGGCTGGCTTCGCCGTTTACCTCGATGCCGTGGTGCAGGAGAAGTTCTCCGGCAAACGCTGGACCATCCCGGCCAAGGTATACGCGCGTCCGCTCGAGCTGTTCGTCGGACAGAAACTGAGCAAGGACGATTTCCTCATCGAACTCGATGCCCTCGGCTATCGCCGTGAAGCCGTGAGCAATGGTCCCGGCGCGGCGGCGGTCAACGGCAACACCGTCGATCTGAACACCCGTGGCTTCCAGTTCTATGAAGGCCTCGAGAAACCGCAGCCGGTGCGCGTGCGTTTCTCCGGTGATTACGTGGCCGAGCTTTCGGCGACGAACGGTTCGAAGCTGTCGGTGGTGCGTCTGGAACCGCTGATGATCGGCGGGATCTACCCGAAAAACCTAGAAGACCGGATTCTGATCAAGCTCGATCAGGTGCCGCCGTATCTGCTGGAAACCCTGGTTGCTGTGGAAGACCGGGATTACTACAGTCACTGGGGTGTGTCACCGAAGTCGATTGCCCGCGCCATCTGGGTCAACACCTCTGGCGGCAAGATGACTCAGGGCGGCAGTACGCTGACCCAGCAACTGGTCAAGAACTTCTACCTCACCAACGAACGGAGCCTGACGCGCAAGCTCACCGAAGCGATGATGGCGCTGTTGCTCGAGGTGCATTACGACAAGAAGGAAATTCTTGAGGCCTACCTCAATGAAGTCTTCGTCGGTCAGGACGGTCAGCGTGCGGTACACGGGTTCGGTCTGGCCAGTCAGTTCTTCTTCGGCCAGCCATTGTCCGAGCTGAAACTGCATCAGGTCGCGCTCTTGGTCGGCATGGTCAAAGGCCCTTCCTATTACAACCCGCGTCGCAACCCGGAGCGGGCGCTGGAACGACGCAACCTGGTACTCGACGTACTTGAGCAGCAGGGTGTTGCATCTGCCGAGCAGGTTGAGGCCGCGAAGAAAATGCCGCTGGGCGTAACCTCGCGCGGCAAGCTGGCCGACAGCTCGTTCCCGGGCTTCATCGATCTGGTCAAACGCCAGTTGCGTGAAGACTACCGCGACGAAGACTTGACCGAGGAAGGTCTGCGGATCTTCACCAGTTTCGACCCGATCCTGCAGATGAAGGCCGAAGCCTCGGTCAATGACACCTTCAAGCGTCTTGCCGGCCGCAAGGGTTCCGATGACGTGGAAGCGGCGATGGTCGTGACCAACCCGGAAACCGGTGAAGTCCAGGCGATGATCGGCAGCCGCCAGGCCAGTTACGCCGGGTTCAACCGGGCACTGGATGCGGTGCGGCCGATCGGTTCGCTGGTCAAGCCTGCGGTTTATCTGACGGCACTGGAGAAACCAAGCCAGTACACGCTGACCAGTTGGCTGTCGGACGACCCGCTTTCCATCAAGGGTGCGGACGGTCAGGTCTGGAAACCACAGAACTATGATCGTCGTTCACACGGTACGGTGTTCCTTTATCAAGGACTGGCGCATTCCTACAACTTGTCGACCTCGCGTCTCGGGCTGGCGGTGGGTGTTCCGAACGTCCTCAAGACCATCGGGCGTCTGGGTGTGACCCGTGAATTCCCGGCGTTCCCGTCGATGCTGCTGGGTGCCGGAGCCATGACGCCGATCGAAGTGGCGACTATGTACCAGACACTCGCCAACGGTGGCTTCAATACACCGATGCGCGGGATTCGCAGCGTGCTGACCGCCGAGGGCGAGCCGCTCAAGCGTTATCCGTTCCAGATCGAGCAACGTTTCGATCCGGCCTCGATCTACCTGATCCAGAACGCCATGCAGCGAGTCATGCGTGAAGGTACCGGCAGTTCGGTTTACAACGTGTTGCCGAAGACCCTGACGCTGGCCGGCAAGACCGGTACCAGTAACGATTCGCGCGACAGCTGGTTCGCCGGTTTCAGTCAGGATCTGCTGGCAGTGGTCTGGCTCGGTCGTGACGATAACGGCAAGACGCCATTCACCGGGGCTACGGGTGCGTTGCAGGTCTGGACCAGTTTCATGCGCAAGGCCGATCCGCTGCCGCTGGACATGCCGCAGCCGGACAACGTGGTTCAGGCGTGGGTTGATTCGCGTACGGGACAGGGCTCTGATGCCAACTGTCCGGGCGCCGTGCAGATGCCGTATATTCGCGGCAGCGAACCGCCACCCGGCGCCTCCTGCGCGGGCGAAAGCCCGGCGTCGAGCGAGTCGGTGATGGATTGGGTCAAGGGCTGGATGAATTAA